From the genome of Saccopteryx bilineata isolate mSacBil1 chromosome 6, mSacBil1_pri_phased_curated, whole genome shotgun sequence, one region includes:
- the DEFB127 gene encoding beta-defensin 127: MRLLLIIAVLLFQKPTATEQLQKCWNQYIHGNCRKICRVSEVREVLCENGRYCCVSLVQVEARRKLPKPTRPRPRTYALTLPQDYDHI, from the exons ATGAGGCTCCTCCTGATCATTGCAGTTCTGCTGTTCCAGAAACCCACAG CAACCGAACAACTCCAGAAGTGCTGGAACCAGTATATACATGGGAACTGCAGGAAAATATGCAGAGTAAGCGAAGTGCGCGAAGTGCTCTGTGAAAACGGGAGATACTGCTGCGTCAGCCTCGTGCAGGTGGAGGCGCGGAGGAAGCTTCCCAAGCCCACCCGCCCGCGGCCTAGGACGTATGCCCTGACCCTTCCTCAAGATTACGATCATATATAG
- the DEFB128 gene encoding beta-defensin 128, with amino-acid sequence MKLFLVLVVLLFEVPADAVRPPKCFSNITGYCRKKCRTGEVYDIQCPNRKLCCVSERENKKYQEAQESFQSSMLSDQKQDYAVLPTVTLGTAQI; translated from the exons ATGAAGCTGTTTCTGGTTCTGGTGGTTCTGCTGTTTGAGGTGCCCGCAG ATGCCGTGCGACCCCCCAAATGCTTCAGCAACATAACGGGCTACTGCAGGAAGAAATGCAGAACGGGAGAAGTATACGACATCCAGTGTCCAAACAGGAAATTATGTTGTGTCAGTGAACGCGAAAACAAAAAGTACCAGGAAGCGCAAGAATCGTTTCAGTCTTCCATGCTGTCGGACCAGAAGCAGGATTACGCCGTCCTACCCACCGTCACGCTGGGCACAGCCCAAATATAA